A window of Drosophila subobscura isolate 14011-0131.10 chromosome E, UCBerk_Dsub_1.0, whole genome shotgun sequence contains these coding sequences:
- the LOC117892702 gene encoding dynein light chain roadblock-type 1 has translation MTHIAAVSRGNAPWKPIKSFVKDRYWGKKHFSYISTLLQSPRSLRYVDEAFDQISKRKNIRDIVILNDLGHPVKSTMGQDDSVQFAGLFQAIRCRLERGMKQIDPTDELLMLRVRTRTNEVLLTPDSKITVIVVQNAQDHFQT, from the exons ATGACCCACATAGCAGCCGTTTCTAGGGGAAACGCGCCATGGAAACCAATAAAGTCATTTGTTAAGGACCGATACTGGGGGAAAAAACA tttttcatatatttctaCCCTTTTGCAGTCACCTCGATCTCTACGATACGTGGATGAAGCATTCGATCAGatcagcaaaagaaaaaacattcGAGACATAGTAATTCTCAACGATCTGGGGCATCCGGTGAAAAGTACAATGGGGCAGGATGATTCCGTTCAGTTTGCTGGACTATTTCAGGCAATACGGTGCCGACTGGAGCGAGGTATGAAGCAAATTGATCCCACAGATGAACTTTTAATGCTGAGAGTTCGTACAAGGACCAACGAGGTGCTGCTAACCCCAGACTCCAAAATCACTGTCATTGTCGTACAAAACGCGCAGGATCATTTTCAAACGTAA
- the LOC117890772 gene encoding glucose-induced degradation protein 8 homolog, translating to MAGSNPNTLWAQRMSSFQIKQADLNRLVMNYLVTEGYQEAAQRFKAESALEPSTLGDSVDDRARIRNAVRSGQVKYAMDLANRLYPQLFETDNYMYFHMQQLRLIELIREQKVDQALDFAQSKESGLSEVNSDNIREMQRALALLAFDKPEESPFGDLMKPAFRQQVAGELNTAILKYEGGEIVQPKMMFLIKLILWAQDRLEMEGISDYRRMDLETPDFEEEIRRAFQDG from the exons ATGGCTGGATCCAACCCCAATACTTTGTGGGCACAACGAATGTCGAGCTTTCAGATCAAGCAGGCGGATCTTAATCGCCTGGTGATGAACTATTTAGTCACAG AGGGCTACCAGGAGGCGGCACAGCGCTTCAAGGCCGAATCGGCGCTGGAGCCGAGCACTCTGGGGGACAGCGTCGATGATCGCGCCAGGATCCGCAATGCTGTGCGAAGTGGCCAAGTGAAGTATGCCATGGACCTGGCCAACAGGCTGTATCCGCAGCTCTTCGAGACGGACAACTACATGTACTTccacatgcagcagctgcgactgATTGAACTGATACGGGAGCAGAAGGTGGATCAGGCCCTCGACTTTGCCCAGAGCAAGGAGTCGGGCCTGAGCGAGGTAAACTCGGACAACATTCGAGAGATGCAACGCGCCCTGGCCCTGCTGGCCTTCGATAAGCCCGAGGAGAGTCCCTTCGGGGACTTGATGAAGCCCGCTTTTAGGCAGCAGGTAGCCGGGGAGCTGAACACGGCCATTCTCAAGTACGAGGGTGGCGAAATAGTCCAGCCGAAAATGATGTTCCTCATCAAGCTGATCCTGTGGGCCCAGGACAGACTAGAGATGGAGGGAATATCGGACTATAGGAGAATGGATCTGGAGACGCCTGACTTTGAGGAGGAGATCAGGCGGGCATTCCAGGATGGTTAA